The sequence below is a genomic window from Actinomycetes bacterium.
AGTCATCCGCCGCGAGTTTTCCGGTTGGTGGGTAGCAGGGGACAACCCAACCGCCTCGACTGATAGTCGAACGTTCGGACCGATTCCGCCAGAATTAGTGGTGGGTCGAGTTCTACTGCGCTACTACCCCCTGCGGCGATCGGTGGTCGCGAGCTAGCGGGCGGGCCGATCAGACCGTTTTCAAGGCAGCGGATTCGGCACGTGGACGGTGATATGCGAGGATTAAGGCGGCAATTTCATGCGTCCGGCCAGTTACTCCAGCTGTTTGCCGGACCCACCTGCGTGCGAGAGGGGATGTGTGTCGTCCGACTTTCCGACAGCGGATCATGAACGATCTTCTGATCCCGCCTTTCCGCTTCACCACGGCGGCAAGATTGAAGTGCGCCCCACGGTGCGTATTCGAGACGCGGAGGGCT
It includes:
- the sodX gene encoding nickel-type superoxide dismutase maturation protease — translated: MNPSYRDGDWVLVLRSERLQPGAVAAVRDPRETRRILIKRVIRREFSGWWVAGDNPTASTDSRTFGPIPPELVVGRVLLRYYPLRRSVVAS